CGCCCCGGTGTCGCCCTTCAAACGGTGCATCTGGAGGGCGAAGTTCAGGTTCTCAGCGGCGGTCAGATCGGGGTATGCGCCGCCCTCCACCGGCATCAGATGCACGTACTCGCGCACCGAGCGGCCATCCTGCACATCAAAGCCGTGAATGCGCCCCTCGCCGCGCGTCAGTCGCAGGCTGGATGAGAGCAGCCGCAGCAGGGTGGTTTTGCCCGCGCCGTTCTCGCCGAGCAGGGTCACCCCCTCGCCCGCCGCGATGTCCAGATCGACGCCGCGCAGAATGATCTCGCGGCCCAGCCGCAGCCAGGCGCGGCGAAGTTGCACGGCGTAGTGTTCAGCCATGCTCAGAGCCGCAGCCAGCTCGGCATCACCGAGAAGGCCCAGCTCGCCAGCAGCGTGAAGCGCCCAGTGACCATCAGCAGGCCGAGCGCCACCAGAATCGCCCCGCCGATTTTCTCGAAGATTCCGGCGTACTTGTTGAGGCGGCGCAGGTTGAACCGCTCCCACAGCAGCGCCGAGAGCAGGAACGGCACGGCCAGGCCCAGGGTGTAGACCAGCAGCAGGCCCACGCCCTGACCCAGACTGCGGGTGCTGGCGGCCAGACCCAGAATGCTGCCCAGCACCGGCCCCAGGCAGGGACTCCAGCCGAAAGCGAAGGCTGCACCCAGCGCCACCGGGCCGTACTGGTCCGCCGCCGACAGTTCACGGGTGTCGCGCATCATGAACGGCAGCCGGATGACTCCCAGCATGACCAGCCCGAAAAAGATGATCAGCACCCCGGCCAGCCGAGATAAGGTGAAGCGGTAAGCGTCGAGCAGCGAGCCGAGGCCACTGGCGGTGGCCCCCAGCGCCACGAACACCAGGCCGAAGCCCAGGATGAAGCCCAGCGCCCGCGTGATGGGGGCCTTGCCGCCGATGACGCCCAGGTAGCTCGGCACCAGCGGCAGCACACACGGCGACAGAAACGAGATCAGCCCCGCGATGAAGGCAATGGTGAGGCTGGGAGCGCTGGAGACCATGCCGGGAGTCTAGCGCCGGGGGCGGGGGCGGGCGTCCTGACCAGACAACACCAACTCAGCCCAGCGCCTCAGGCTCCCGCCTCCAGCAGCACCGCCCGCGCCTCCTCGACGTGCATGGCCTCCACCATCTGCCCGCGCAGTGTGATCAGGCTTTTGCCCTCGGCGCGGCCCGTTTCCCAGGCGCTGAGCAGTTCGCGGGCCGCCTGCACTTCCGCCTCACTGACGCCGTAGACGCGCTGGGCGACGGCCACCTGCGACGGATGAATCAGCGTCTTGCCGTCGAAACCCAAATCGCGGCCCTGAACGCACTCGCGCTCGAAACCCTCGGCGTCGTGAATGTCGTTGTACACCGCGTCGAGAACACATTTGCCGTGGGCGCGGGCGGCC
This portion of the Deinococcus rubellus genome encodes:
- a CDS encoding cytochrome c biogenesis CcdA family protein, which encodes MVSSAPSLTIAFIAGLISFLSPCVLPLVPSYLGVIGGKAPITRALGFILGFGLVFVALGATASGLGSLLDAYRFTLSRLAGVLIIFFGLVMLGVIRLPFMMRDTRELSAADQYGPVALGAAFAFGWSPCLGPVLGSILGLAASTRSLGQGVGLLLVYTLGLAVPFLLSALLWERFNLRRLNKYAGIFEKIGGAILVALGLLMVTGRFTLLASWAFSVMPSWLRL
- the ccmA gene encoding heme ABC exporter ATP-binding protein CcmA yields the protein MAEHYAVQLRRAWLRLGREIILRGVDLDIAAGEGVTLLGENGAGKTTLLRLLSSSLRLTRGEGRIHGFDVQDGRSVREYVHLMPVEGGAYPDLTAAENLNFALQMHRLKGDTGAALRRVGLEGAAERRVRFLSAGMRKRLNLARLSLLARPLTLVDEPFANLDAAGRQLALQMLSEVTGQGRTLILAAHEPELAAQVTNRALHLRAGTLTEQR